One Actinomycetes bacterium genomic window, CGGGAAACCTGGGCACCTCGTCGAAGGCCAGGAAGCCTTTCATCGTGGCTCGTTGCTGGATCAGTTTCACGTAGTTGGACGGCCCGGGCGGAAGGTCGCTGTCGTCGTAGCTGGAGATGTGGCCGCAGAGAACGACCCGGGCATGCATCGCCAGTCGGGCCATCACCGCGTCGAGTACGTCGCCTCCGACGTTGTCGAAGAACACGTCGACGCGCTGCGGCGCCAGTTCCTTGAGCTTCGCGACGATGTCGTCGGTGCGGTGGTTGATTGCACCGTCGAGGCCCAGATCGTCGGTCAACCAGCCGCATTTCTCGTCGGTGCCGGCGATGCCGATGACCCGTGCACCCTTCAGCTTGGCGATCTGCGCCGCGGCTGCTCCAGTAGCGCCGGCGGCGGCGGAGACGACGACCGTTTCACCCTCGGCGACTTCGGCCACCTCGAGCATTCCGATGTACGCGGTGCACCCGGTCGAGCCGTAGAGGCCGAGGAAGGCTTCGAGGTCGTACCCGGGGTCGGGGGCGGAAACGAATGTCGAGAAGAAGTCGTCGCGGATGACGCTGTGGTCCTCCCACCCGCCCAGCGTGGTGATGATGTCGCCAATGGCGTACCGGTCACACTTGGTGGCCACGACCCGGCCGATCGTGGAGCAGCGAACCACGTCACCCAACTCCACCGGTGGCAGGTACCCGGATCCCTCACCCAGCCACGAGCGAACCGACGCATCGATGCCGATCACCTCGTTGCGCAGCAGCGCCTCGCCGTCAGCCAGCTCCGGCATCGGCTCGGTCACGAGCTCAACGTCGTCTTCGGCCACCAAGCCGTCGGGCCGTTTGCGCAGCAGTACCCGTTGCGTGGTCGAAGGCACGGTGGGTGGTTCGCTCATGGACGGATCCTTGCTCGTTGCGCACTGCTTCGCCGCACACCGTTGCACATCAGCGGCGGTCCCTGAGCACGGTTCTGTCGCACGGTCTAACCTGACGCCCGTGTCAGTTCCAGATCGGCGGGTCAGCACCCCTGGCATGCCTGGCCTCGGCCCATGAAGCTCACCTGGGATGCCGAGGTGGAGCGGTTCCGCTCCGAACTGCTCGCCTTCCTCGATTCGCACGCGCCACCCGAAGCAGCCGGCGGCAGGGACTGGATCGGTACTGAGGCCGGCGACCTCCCCCAGTGGGCGGTGGACTGGCAGGCCACGTTGTTCGACAACGGCTGGATGATCCCGCCCTACCCGCCGGAGCATGGCGGACGAAACGCCACACCGCTTCAGACACTCGTGTTCCAGGAGGAGATGGGCCGCCGCGGGATCCCGCGATCTGTGCACTTCGGCGGATATGCGATCGTCGGGCCTTCGCTGCTCGAGTTCGGCAACGACGCGCAGAAGGCGCTCGCGCCCGCCGCGATCCGCGGCGACACGGTCTGGTGCGTGGGCATGTCCGAGCCCAATGCGGGCAGTGACCTCGCAGCCTTGTCCACCCGGGCCGTGGCCGATGGCGACACGTTCGTCGTGAGCGGTCAGAAGGTGTGGACCAGCTACGCGTCCATCGCTTCCAAGTGCTTCTGCTACGTGCGCACCGACCCCGAGGCCCGAAAGCACAAGGGCATATCGGTGCTCATCATCGACATGGACACGCCCGGCATCGAGGTGCGCCCGCTGCGCCACATCACGGGATCTGCCGAGTTCGCCGAAGTGTTCTTCGACGATGTCGTCGTGCCGGCGGAGAACCTCGTCGGAGAGCTCAACGGGGGCTGGCGCATAACCATGGGCTCGCTCGCTCACGAACGGGGCGGATTGTGGGTGGAGGGGGTCACTTCCGCCCAACGAGGCATCGATGACCTCGTGGCGATGTCCAAGCGGCTGGGGCGTGATTCCGACCCGGTCATCCGGCGCCGCATAGCCGAGCTGCACGAGGAGGTCCGCTCGTTGCGGGCGATGGGCTACAAGGGCTTCGCGAGCTTCGCCCAGGGGTCCTCGGCCCCGGAGCACAGCTTCATGAAGCTCGCCAGCTCCGAACTGCGCCAGCGCATCTACGAGTTGGGCATGGACCTGCAGGGCCCGTACGCAACCGTGACCGATCCGGCGTTCTCCGAGGAAAAGGGCCGCTGGCAGCATTCGTGGCAGATCAGCCTCGCCGCCACGATCGGCGGAGGCACCTCCGAGATCCAGCGCAACATCGTCGCCGGGCAGGTCCTTGGCCTGCCCAGGGGATAGCGGCGCCGTGGACTTCAGCCTCACCGACGAACAGCAGCTGCTCGCCGACACCGCCCGCTCGCTGTTCGAAGCCGAGTTCCCGTCGTCGTTGCTGCGCGAAGCCGTCTATGACCCCACCCCAGATGGCCCGCATGCGATGGCGAAGGCGTTCGACGCCCACCTGCGCGGCTGGTTCGCCCTGGGCGACGAGTCGGTGGTCGACCAGTGCCTGTTCATCACAGAGGCCGGTGCGGCCGTGCTCGGCGGGCCGCTGTGGTCCTCCAGCGCCCTGGCGCTGCCGGTGCTTCGCGCAGTGGAAGCCGGCGGTGCAAGCGGCGAAACGGCGGATGCGGTCGCGGCGGGGGAGCTGACCGCGACGGTCGCAATCGCAGGGCGTGACGGTGTATGGGCCCCGAATGCAGAGCCGGTCAAGTGCCTCGTGCCCGACGCAGGTGTGGTCGACCGCATCGTGGTGGTCCGATCGGGTCACGGGGGTGAAGTACGCGTAGCCGTGGTGGGTGCCGGCGAGGTGCAGGCGGTTCCTGTGGCGGCGCTCGACCGTTCGAGGCCGTTGTTCGACGTGGCCGTCGGCGAAGGGCCCCCAGGAGAGGTCGTCGACCAGGGTGCCCTGGCCGGTGCGCTGGAGCGCTCCACGGTCACACTGGCCGCAGAGCTGGTTGGCGTGGCGCGCTGGCTGCGCGAGGCCACTGTGTCCTACGTGTCCGAGCGCGAGCAGTTCGGTGTGCCGGTCGGTTCGTTCCAGGGCCTGCAGTGGAAGCTGGTGGACGCTGCGCTGGCGCACGAACGGGCTGCCGCAGCAGTCGCCTATGCGGCCATGTGCATCGACGCGGACGACCCGGACCGTCACGACGCGGTCCACGTGGCCAAGGCCTCGGCGGGGTCCGCAGCGCGGGCCTGGTCAACCGAGGGGCTGCAGGCCCATGGCGGAATCGGCTACACGTGGGAGCACGACCTGCACCTACGACTTCGCCGGGCCTACGGCTCGGACCACATTCTCGGCGACGCCGACTGGCACCGTGACAGGATCGCGGACCTGATCTTCTAGCGCCGACGAAACAACCCACAAGGCAAGGACAAGACAGAGCAATGGCTGAAACAGACCCGGTCTCACTCGACAACAAGGTGGTCATCATCACCGGTGCCGGTGGGGGCCTCGGCCGCTGCCACGCGCTGCTCATGGCACAGCGCGGGGCGCGCATCGTCGTCAACGACCTTGGCGGCACGGCCGACGGGCAGGGCTCCGATGAGAGCGCTGCCAACAAGGTCGTGGCCGAGATCGAGTCAGCTGGCGGCGTGGCCGTGGCCAACCACGATTCCGTCGCCACAGCCGATGGCGGCGAGGCGATCGTGCAGGCGGCCCTCGACGCATACGGCCAGGTCGACGTGGTCGTCAACAACGCAGGGATCCTGCGTGACATGTCATTCGCGAAGATGACGCCCGAGGCGATCGACGGCGTTGTCGACGTGCACCTCAAGGGGGCCTTCTTCGTGAGCCGCCCCGCCTACGCGGCCATGAAGGAGCAGGGATACGGCCGGTTCATACACACCACCTCCGCGGCCGGGCTGTTCGGGAACTTCGGCCAGACCAACTACGCGGCAGCCAAGATGGGCCTCGTGGGGCTGTCCAACGTCATCGCGGTCGAGGGCAAGAAGTACAACATCAACTCCAACGTGATCGCCCCGTTGGCCAAGACCCGCATGACCGAGGAACTGATGGGGCCCATGGCGGATTCGGTGCAACCCGAGCAGGTGTCGGGCCTGGTCACCTACCTGGCGTCGGAGCAGTGTGAGCTCAGCCACGAGGTGTTCAGCGTCGGTGGCGGCCGCATTGCCAGGGTATTCGTGGGCCTGGGCCCCGGCTGGTTCGGTGGCAAGGGGCACGTGCCCACGCCGGAGGACGTCGTGGATAACCTCGACGCGATCAGGGCCACCGAGCCCTGCGTCATCCCCGATGACGCTTCCGGCGAGATGATGGCTGCCCGCGAGATCTTCTCGTGAACCTGCCGGTTGAGCCACAGTTCACACCGCCAGGCACGACAGACCGATTCAGACTGACGCACGTGTCAACTACAGTGCGGAATTCGAAGTGACCCAGGGGGTACCGCCATGGCCGAGCAGGCACTCAAGTTCGACGATGTGAGCGAGGGCGACGAGGCGCCCGAGTTCAGCCACAAGCTGGACCGTACCGACCTCGTGAAGTACGCCGGCGCCTCCGGTGACTTCAACCCCATGCACCACGATGACACCAAGGCCGAGGCAGCGGGCCTTCCGAGCGTGTTCGGTCACGGCATGTTCTCCATGGGCATCCTCGGAAAGGCGCTCACCGACTACGTGGGTGTGGGCAACCTGCGCAGCTACTCGGTGCGGTTCACCAAGCAGACCTGGCCCGACGAGGTGCTCACGACCAAGGTCGTCGTCACCGCCAAGCGCGAGGACGGCGGCGAGAAGCTCGTCGACTTCGACTGCTCCCTCGCCAACGCCGACGGCGAGGTGAAGGTGCAGGGCACCGCCACCGCCGCAGCCGACTGACGACACCGCCTGGGCGGGGGACTCCATGACGATCCACGTCGACAAGAACCCGGAGATCGACGGCGAGGTGATCGAGCACGCGATGCTCATCACGATCGACCGCCCCGAGACGCGCAACGCCCTCGACATGTTCCACTTCCGCGACCTTGCCGGCGCGTGGAAGGAACTCCGCTACGACGACGACATCTGGCTCGCCATCGTGACGGGCGTTCCGGGCAACTTCATGTCGGGTGCGGACCTCAAGACTTACATTCCCCAGGTCACCGAGCTGGCCCAGGAGATCGGCAAGGGCGAAGTCACCGAGATCGACGGCTGCCGGCTGAGCGATGGCACGCGCGCCGTGTTGCGCGACACCAGGATCTACAAGCCGATCATCGCCGCGGTCGACGGCCCGTGTGTGGCCGGTGGGATGGAGATGCTCGGCGGAGTCGACATCAGGGTCGCCACACCCAACGCGAGCTTCGGGGTGATGGAGCCCAAGCGCGGCCTGTTCGCCGGCGGCGGCACCACCGCCCGGCTCCCACGCCAGATCCCGTTCCCCGCCGCCATGGAGTTCCTCCTCACCGCGGAGGCCTTCCCGGCGGAGCGTGCACTCGAGTTGGGGCTCATCAACGAGATCGTGGACGCCGTGCACCTGATGCCGACCGCTGCCGGCTGGGCACGACGGATCCTCGCCAACGGCCCGCTCGCCGTACAGGCCACCAAGGAGTCCGTCATCCGTGGGTCGGCCACCACCCTCGAGGAGGCCTACGAGATCGAGGCCGACCTGTCCAAGGTGGTGTTCGCCTCCGAGGACGCAAAGGAAGGCCCGGCCGCCTTCAAGGACAAGCGCGACCCGGTCTGGAAGGCGAAGTAGCCGCAGCGATGGCAGTCGACCCCAGGGTTCCCTGCATCATCGGGGTCGCTCAGCGCACATGGCACCTCGACGGCGAGGAGCAGGCTCCGGAGCCGCTGGCGATGCAGGCCGAGGTCGTGTCTGCCGCGATGGCAGACGCGCAGGCCACCGGCGACCTGGCCGCCGCCGTGGACGGCCTCGACGTAGTGCACTGCATGACCTGGCCCTACGACGATCCCGCTGGCCGGCTGGCCGATACGGTCGGCATCAACCCGGCCAGGCTCAACAACGCCGGCATGGGTGGCACCATGGGTCAGCAACTCCTAGGCGCTGCCGCGGACCGCATCTCGACGGGGGAGTCGGAGCTACAGGTCGTGGCGGGGGCCGAGGCGCTCGACACCAAGCGGCGCCTGAAGAAGGCGGGCGAGCGCCCGTCGTGGTCACACCGGCACCCCGAGCCGCCGGGCATGCCCTTCGAAGCGCCGTTTCACCCCACCGAGATCGCACACGAGGTGTTCCAGGCCTGGCTCACCTTCGCCGTTCGCGACATCGCCCGCAGGGCTGCACTGGGCACGCCGCCCCGGGATCACCGACAGGCGCTGGGCGAGCTGCTGGCTCCCATGACCGAGGTGGCAGCTGCCAACCCGTATGCCTGGTTCCCCCGGGAGCGAAGCGCCTCCGAGTTGATCACCCCCACCGCTGGCAACCGCATGGTCGGCTACCCCTACACCAAGACGATGGTTGCGGTGATGGACGTCGACATGGCGGCGGCAGCTGTCATTTCATCGTGGCAGGAGGCGGACCGCCTCGGCGTGCCACTGGATCGCCGGGTGCCGCTGCGCGGCTGGTGCCACGCGACCGATTCCACCTACGTGGCCGAGCATCCCGACCTTGCCCGGTCACCGGCGATGGCGGCGGCATCCGCCGAGGCGCTGCGAGTGGCCGACTGTGCTGTCGATGACCTCGCGTACCTCGACCTCTACTCATGCTTCGCTTCATCGGTCGACTTCGCCCGTGACGCGCTGGGACTGGCCGCTGACGACCCACGGGGGTTCACCGTGACCGGCGGCCTTCCCTATTGCGGTGGCCCGGCATCGAACTACATGTCCCATGCGGTTTGCACCATGGTCGACCGACTCCGGAACGATCCCGGGTCACTCGGTCTGGTCAGCGGTGTCGGAATGCACATGACCAAGCACACTTGGGCGGTCTATGGAGGCGATCCGTGCAGCGCGGGTGCCCCCGGTGCCGATGACGTGCAGCCGCGCCTGGATGCTGCCAATCCCGACCTCACGATCGCCGACACGGCTCAGGGCGCTGCCACCCTGGCCGCATACTCGGTGGTGCACGGCCGCGACGGCGAGGCTGCCTGGGGACTGGGCGTCGTAGACCTGCCCGACGGGTCACGCGCGTATGCCCGCACGGAGGACGCATCGCTGATGGCCGACTGGGAGGCCCGCGAGTGCGTGGGTGACGAACTGGAGCTGCGTGCCGACGGATCGGTCAACAGGATCGCTACCTGAGCAGGGTGCGGGGGTTCGGCGCGTGCCTGCGGCCGTGCGGCGATACTGGGTCGACAGACCCGGACGGAGCGGAGGCAAGTGACCACAACGCGGACGAGGGCAGTCGTGGCTGCAGCCACCGTCGCCGCAATGTTGGTGCTGGGCGCACTACTGGCGGTCGGCATCGCACGCAGCAGTGGCAGCGACGGATCCGCGAACCCCCCGGCTGCCAGCACCGGTGCAGCGGGCCTTGTCGAGGTGCAGCCCCGGTTCGAACCCGGGGGAATCGATGGCGGCTACGCGGCCAGCGCGATCGGGACCGTGGCCGGGTCGGAATGCTCGGTGTTTCCCGCCGACAACGTGTGGCATTCGGTGATCGACGGGCCCGACGTGCCGACCGTGCCTGCCGACGATCCCGCAGCGGTCCTGTTGGCCGGAGCCACAGGTCCGGCCCGCGCGACGTTCCGACCGGACAGGGGCGAAGGCCTCAACCTGGTGCCCGCGGCCAACAGTTCGGTGCAACCGATTTCGGTGGCGTCCAACTGGCTGCTGTCATCCAACCTCGGCAGCGCACGGGCCTCGGACGCGAACCGGGTCACGATGGGCCCGGCCGCGACACCCCAGCTGTGGCTGGACCTGGAAGCGCCGGCGCCCGGGGAGCTGCAGTGGACGAACCAGTCACTCGATCCACGCACGGACAACCGGCTGTACGTGCTCGACACCGAAGCGTGTGTGGCATCGGAGTTCATCGGCTTCAGCGGATTGCTTCTGCGCTCCGGCGGCGGGATGACGGCCAACCGTTCGAGCCAGTTCGACCTGCGCAGCAACAACCGCCGCGCCAGTCGCTGGTGGGGCGAGGGACCCTGCCCTGACATCCCGCTCAACCCCCACTTCGATCCCGGTTGCGATGGTTCGACCGAGAAGCGTGGCTCGGCGCGTGGCGGCTCGGGGCTCTCGGGAGTCGGCGGTCTCGTGCGGTTCGAGGAGATCGAGAGTGCCGCCGGAATCGACCACGCGATCGGCGTCGTGCTGCCGCGCAACGTGATCGGAGCGGAACCGGTGTGGCCGGCAACGGAGAGCGATGGCCTCGGTGAGCCGGGCACCTTCGCCGAGGCCCCTGAGGGTGCCGGTCCGATCCCGATGGGGGCCCGACTCCGTCTGCGTTCGGACTTCGCCCTCGACTGCCCGGAACAGGAGTGTCCGCAGGCCACGGAGGTGGTGCGGGCCCTGAAGCGGCACGGGATGATCGTGGTGGACTCGATGGGCCCGGTGGACACCCTGGCGCAGGCCGGAGTTCACATCCTCGGTGAGATGTCGCCCGGTTGGGACGGCGTCGACCTGCGCCGCATCGAGTGGCGAGCCGACGGCACCGAGGCGATGCGCCTGTCGGACTTCGAGCTCATCGATGCCCGGGACATGCGGGCACGGCCCGAGGCCGGGCCCCAGGATGACGGCTGGCTCCAGGTCCGCTGAGAGCTGTCAGGCCGGACGAAACGCAGCGATCGTCAGGTCCTCGTCGAGGTCTACGAACTCGACCTCGAGCGGCATCCCGATGCTGAGTTCGTCGCCCTCCGCACCGACGATGTGGGTCATCATCCGGGGTCCCTCCGCGAGTTCGACGACGCCGGCGACGTAGGGCACGCGGGAGGGCCAGGGAGGCAGGTCGTTGGTGTGGATGACCGACCAGGTGTAAAGCGTCGCCTGACCGCAGGCCGGCACCCACTCGACGTCGTCGGACCAGCAATGCGGGCAGTGTGGCCGCGGGTAGTAGTGGTGCCGCTCACAGGATCCACACCGCCCCACGAGCAGTCGCCCGTCCTCGAGCGCCTGGAAGAAGGGCTCGTTTTCGTTCTCGACCAATGGGAGGTCGAACCGGGGCGAAGCTGACACGAGCGTCAGGTTAGCACCGGGTCCTGCCCGCTGATCAGGCCCGCTCCTTCGCCTCGTACATCGCCGTGTCGGCTGAGCGGATCAGCATCTCGGGATCATCGTGATCGGAGCTGTGAGCGAACCCGAAGCTGCAACCCGGGTGCCAGACGTCGTCGCCGACCGAGATCGGGTCGGCGAACGTCTCCCTTATCGTCCTGCGAAAGAGGTCCTCGCAGTCGCCGGGTCCGATCATGGCGAACTCGTCTCCACCCCATCGGCCGACGATGGCGCCCTCGGCGCGGGTGATAGGAGGGAGGCGGCTTGCGAGTCGCCCGGCGATCGCCTGCAGCACCTCATCGCCGCGCTGGTGGCCCAGGCGGTCGTTGACCTCCTTGAACCGGTCGAGGTCGATGAACGCGACCGTTGCGGGGCCGGAGTCGAACATCGTGCTGAGGGCGTCGTCGAGTGCGGCACGGTTGGGCAGTCCGGTGAGCGGGTCGGTCGAGGCGCGCAGGGCGAGATCGCGCTCACGGGTGCGTCTTTCGGTGATGTCGTGGGACACCGACAGCACCACCCCGGCGCCGCCGACCTCCAGGCGGTTCATCACCGTGGACTCGATCCACCTGACCGTGCTGTCGGGTCGCACGATTCGTTGTCGAATGGACCGGCTGCTGCCCGGCTCCTCGAGCAGGGCGGACCACATCTCGACGCCGGCGGGGTGGTCGTCGGGGTGGATGAAACGCAGCACGGTGTTGCCGACGAGATCGTCGGCGGTGCGTCCGAAGACTTCCTCCACATCGCCCTCGGTGGCGAGCACCCGGCCGATGCCATCGAGTTCCTGGAGGATCCACACGGGGCGTTCGAAGCGGGCCACATCGAGCTCTGCGAAGCCGCCCGGACCGGCCAAGGTGCTGGACCGCGACCCGGTTGACTCGGGTGGATCCGCCGCGCCCCGGTCCGTGGTGGCGACCAGCACCACACCGACACCATTTTGGTGGCGAAGGTCGAGCACCTTGGTCTCGCGGCTTCGCCACACCCCGTCGACCAACTGACGAAGGCGACCGGATCGGACGGTGCCCGGGTTGTCGAGCGCATCCCACCACAGACGGGCCAGTTCGGCGCGGTCCGGTTCGCAGACTGTCTGGATGTGCGACTCCCAGCCTGTGTCGGCCACCTCGGGTTCCGGCAGGTCGAGTGCCTCGGGCAGTTCCTGTACGCGAGCGGAGTCGTCGCGGGCGTAGATGGCCGCGTTGCCCATCTCGGCCAGCACCTCGCCGCGGGTCCATATCGGTGGCTCCTCGGTCATGGATTCAATGTAGAGGGGTGCCTTGGAAGATGTTGTTTCAGATGGTTTGCAGTTATTTCATACCAAGAGCGGATTCAGGTTCCAAGGATCAGGGTGCCGTTGGAGCAGAACCACCCTCCGGTGCCGGACACCGCGGCGAGCTTCGCGTCGGCCACCTGCCGATCGGGTGCATCCGCGGCCTCGTAGTCCCCCCGCAACTGGCGCGTCGCCTCCACGATCAGGAACAGCCCCCTCATTCCCGGATGGCATGCCGAAAGGCCACCCCCGTCGGGATTGACCGGCAGTTCTCCGCCGAGGCGGGTCGCTCCCGACGCGAAGAACGGTCCGCCCTCGCCCTTCTTGATGAAACCGAGGTCTTCGATGGTGACCATTGCCATGTATGTGAAGGCGTCATACACGCAGGCGAGGTCGATGTCCTCGGGTGACACATCGGCTCGCTCGAATGCGATCGGGCCTGCCACCGAGGCCGGTCCCGCGGTGAAGTCGGTCCATTCGGACATGGTCGTATGGCTCGCGTGATGGCCGTGGCCGAGAACCCAGACCGGGTCCGAAACGGAGTCGGGGATGCGGTCCTCCGCCGCGAGCACCACCGCGCAGCCGCCGTCGGAGCGGATGCAGCAGTGCAGCTTCGTGAAAGGGTCCGCGATCATCCGGCTGCCGAGCACCTCGTCGACGGTGATGGGATCGCGGTAATAGGCATCGGGGTTGAACCCCGCGTTGTAGCGGGTGGACACGGCCA contains:
- a CDS encoding NADP-dependent oxidoreductase, which translates into the protein MSEPPTVPSTTQRVLLRKRPDGLVAEDDVELVTEPMPELADGEALLRNEVIGIDASVRSWLGEGSGYLPPVELGDVVRCSTIGRVVATKCDRYAIGDIITTLGGWEDHSVIRDDFFSTFVSAPDPGYDLEAFLGLYGSTGCTAYIGMLEVAEVAEGETVVVSAAAGATGAAAAQIAKLKGARVIGIAGTDEKCGWLTDDLGLDGAINHRTDDIVAKLKELAPQRVDVFFDNVGGDVLDAVMARLAMHARVVLCGHISSYDDSDLPPGPSNYVKLIQQRATMKGFLAFDEVPRFPEIGEELRAWHESGQIVVRTERFEGLERGVEALNAMFTGANTGKIVITVPHDGDDRAHD
- a CDS encoding acyl-CoA dehydrogenase, with amino-acid sequence MKLTWDAEVERFRSELLAFLDSHAPPEAAGGRDWIGTEAGDLPQWAVDWQATLFDNGWMIPPYPPEHGGRNATPLQTLVFQEEMGRRGIPRSVHFGGYAIVGPSLLEFGNDAQKALAPAAIRGDTVWCVGMSEPNAGSDLAALSTRAVADGDTFVVSGQKVWTSYASIASKCFCYVRTDPEARKHKGISVLIIDMDTPGIEVRPLRHITGSAEFAEVFFDDVVVPAENLVGELNGGWRITMGSLAHERGGLWVEGVTSAQRGIDDLVAMSKRLGRDSDPVIRRRIAELHEEVRSLRAMGYKGFASFAQGSSAPEHSFMKLASSELRQRIYELGMDLQGPYATVTDPAFSEEKGRWQHSWQISLAATIGGGTSEIQRNIVAGQVLGLPRG
- a CDS encoding SDR family oxidoreductase, with product MAETDPVSLDNKVVIITGAGGGLGRCHALLMAQRGARIVVNDLGGTADGQGSDESAANKVVAEIESAGGVAVANHDSVATADGGEAIVQAALDAYGQVDVVVNNAGILRDMSFAKMTPEAIDGVVDVHLKGAFFVSRPAYAAMKEQGYGRFIHTTSAAGLFGNFGQTNYAAAKMGLVGLSNVIAVEGKKYNINSNVIAPLAKTRMTEELMGPMADSVQPEQVSGLVTYLASEQCELSHEVFSVGGGRIARVFVGLGPGWFGGKGHVPTPEDVVDNLDAIRATEPCVIPDDASGEMMAAREIFS
- a CDS encoding dehydratase, translating into MAEQALKFDDVSEGDEAPEFSHKLDRTDLVKYAGASGDFNPMHHDDTKAEAAGLPSVFGHGMFSMGILGKALTDYVGVGNLRSYSVRFTKQTWPDEVLTTKVVVTAKREDGGEKLVDFDCSLANADGEVKVQGTATAAAD
- a CDS encoding carnitinyl-CoA dehydratase, which translates into the protein MTIHVDKNPEIDGEVIEHAMLITIDRPETRNALDMFHFRDLAGAWKELRYDDDIWLAIVTGVPGNFMSGADLKTYIPQVTELAQEIGKGEVTEIDGCRLSDGTRAVLRDTRIYKPIIAAVDGPCVAGGMEMLGGVDIRVATPNASFGVMEPKRGLFAGGGTTARLPRQIPFPAAMEFLLTAEAFPAERALELGLINEIVDAVHLMPTAAGWARRILANGPLAVQATKESVIRGSATTLEEAYEIEADLSKVVFASEDAKEGPAAFKDKRDPVWKAK
- a CDS encoding acetyl-CoA synthetase, whose translation is MAVDPRVPCIIGVAQRTWHLDGEEQAPEPLAMQAEVVSAAMADAQATGDLAAAVDGLDVVHCMTWPYDDPAGRLADTVGINPARLNNAGMGGTMGQQLLGAAADRISTGESELQVVAGAEALDTKRRLKKAGERPSWSHRHPEPPGMPFEAPFHPTEIAHEVFQAWLTFAVRDIARRAALGTPPRDHRQALGELLAPMTEVAAANPYAWFPRERSASELITPTAGNRMVGYPYTKTMVAVMDVDMAAAAVISSWQEADRLGVPLDRRVPLRGWCHATDSTYVAEHPDLARSPAMAAASAEALRVADCAVDDLAYLDLYSCFASSVDFARDALGLAADDPRGFTVTGGLPYCGGPASNYMSHAVCTMVDRLRNDPGSLGLVSGVGMHMTKHTWAVYGGDPCSAGAPGADDVQPRLDAANPDLTIADTAQGAATLAAYSVVHGRDGEAAWGLGVVDLPDGSRAYARTEDASLMADWEARECVGDELELRADGSVNRIAT
- a CDS encoding Zn-ribbon domain-containing OB-fold protein, which codes for MSASPRFDLPLVENENEPFFQALEDGRLLVGRCGSCERHHYYPRPHCPHCWSDDVEWVPACGQATLYTWSVIHTNDLPPWPSRVPYVAGVVELAEGPRMMTHIVGAEGDELSIGMPLEVEFVDLDEDLTIAAFRPA
- a CDS encoding diguanylate cyclase, with amino-acid sequence MTEEPPIWTRGEVLAEMGNAAIYARDDSARVQELPEALDLPEPEVADTGWESHIQTVCEPDRAELARLWWDALDNPGTVRSGRLRQLVDGVWRSRETKVLDLRHQNGVGVVLVATTDRGAADPPESTGSRSSTLAGPGGFAELDVARFERPVWILQELDGIGRVLATEGDVEEVFGRTADDLVGNTVLRFIHPDDHPAGVEMWSALLEEPGSSRSIRQRIVRPDSTVRWIESTVMNRLEVGGAGVVLSVSHDITERRTRERDLALRASTDPLTGLPNRAALDDALSTMFDSGPATVAFIDLDRFKEVNDRLGHQRGDEVLQAIAGRLASRLPPITRAEGAIVGRWGGDEFAMIGPGDCEDLFRRTIRETFADPISVGDDVWHPGCSFGFAHSSDHDDPEMLIRSADTAMYEAKERA
- a CDS encoding acetyl-CoA acetyltransferase — its product is MPRRVAVIGAALSDVGRVDTKSPFALHAQATRRAVADAGLTRDDVDGFASNGTGALNPIEVAEYIGLKPTWVDSTGVGGGTWEVMAGHAADAIAMGHADVVVLSYGSTTRADLKNRRRLANLNFGARGPVGYEVPYGHTIIGKYAMAARRHMHEYGTTLEQLAEVAVSTRYNAGFNPDAYYRDPITVDEVLGSRMIADPFTKLHCCIRSDGGCAVVLAAEDRIPDSVSDPVWVLGHGHHASHTTMSEWTDFTAGPASVAGPIAFERADVSPEDIDLACVYDAFTYMAMVTIEDLGFIKKGEGGPFFASGATRLGGELPVNPDGGGLSACHPGMRGLFLIVEATRQLRGDYEAADAPDRQVADAKLAAVSGTGGWFCSNGTLILGT